catttggcaacttgccactcatgccaccaaccaggtgaagaaggaactcatcttcatgccaccaaccaggtgatgaaatgtacaacccgtactctcattcatgccaccaaccaggtgatgaaatgtacaacccgtactataatatcatttggcaacttgccattcatgccaccaaccatgtgaagaaggaactcatcctcgtgccaacaaccaggtgatgaaatgtgatgaaggagTTCACCTTcatatcaccaaccaagtgaagaaagcaacccaccattcattccacctaccagaagacgagtggtacaacttgtacatgtgaactcctagcattcacaaataataaaaaatcatcaagcttgacaactcaactaggggaacacttatgtccaacaagagttatagtcaccaacaaagtcttattgcaagccaacaacaacttcagtgcatgacaTACGAAGATTAagttattcagccctcttgcatctgcttcagacatttccactctgtaacaatgcaaacactacaactcgtagaaagcttcacactcttgatcaagacagtgtgaagcaaaaccaatttatggtgccaacaagagctacatcaaaggagttcaaccacaattctcaaaagtttcacacactcttgatcaagacaatgtgaagcaaaaccaatttatagtgccaacaagagcttcatcaatggaggacaaccataattctcaaaagcttcacacactcttgatcaagatagtgtgaagcaaaaccaatttatggtgccaacaagagcttcatcaatgaaggataaccacaattctcaaaaacttcacacactcttgatcaagacagtgtgaagcaaaaccaatttatggtgccaacaagagcttcatcaatggagggcaaccacaattctcaaaagcttcacacactcttgatcaagacagtgtgaagcaaaaccaatttatgttgccaacaaaaacttcatcaaatgagttcaaccacaactctcaaaagcttcacacactattgatcaagacagtgtgaagcaaaaccaatttatggtgctaacaagagcttcatcaatggagggcaaccacaattctcaaaagcttcacacactcttgatcaagacagtgtgaagcaaaaccaatttatggtcccaacaaaagcttcatcaaaggagttcaatcacaattcttaaaaacttcacacactcttgatcaagatagtgtgaagcaaaaccaatgtatggtgccaacaagagcttcatcaattgagggcaaccacaattctcaaaagcttcacacactcttgatcaaaacagtgtgagcaaaaccaatttatggtgccaacaaaagcttcatcaatggaaaacaactacaattctcaaaccttcgaggcaaattcaagactgttcgaagcaaattcaatttatatggttcatccaaaccttcgactactacaaggtgtggcttgcatcacaatctcttgctcaacagtgtggaagcaaaatttgtatatgttatctctcccacattttcaaatttctagtttcccagaaaaaaaaattgaaattcaacaatgcttcatcaatggagaacaactacaaattctcaaaagcttcacactatcttgatcaagatagtgtgaagcaaaatcaattcgtggtacccaacaaagcttcaccaataaaagcttcatcaatggaggacaactacaaattctcaaaagcttcacactatcttgatcaagatagtgtgaagcaaaatcaattcatggtacccaacaaaagcttcaactccaaagcttcacctacaaagcttcaactccaaagcttcacttacaaaaacttcacccacaatagcttcacctacaaaaacttcacccataaaagcttcacccacaaaagcttcacctacaaaagcttcacccataaaaacttcaccaacaaaagattcacccaccacaaaagcttcacccaccacaaaagcttcaccaacaaaagcttcacccacaaaagcttcccccacaaaagtttcacccaccacaaaagcttcacctataaaagcttcacccataaaagcttcaccaacaaaagcttcacccacaaaaacttcccctacaaaagcttcccccaccataaaagcttcactcacaaaaatttcccccaccacaaaagcttcacccacaaaagcttcacccacaaaagcttcacctacaaagcttcaatacaaaagctttacttacaaaagcttcatactatcttgatcaagatagtgtgaagcaaaatcaattcatggtacccaacaaagcttcaacctcaaagcttcacctacaaaacttcacctataaagcttaatatatatatatatatatatatattcggaaattcaaaaattttaaaattcgaaaattcgaaattcgaaaattaaaaaaaaaaaaaattgcctaggcctcatcttctttgggcctaacaactttcataacaaatatatatgaaagaggagttttgggctaccatttagaaaggaaaatggtgaagttttgttactttggaaacttggctactagcaagacacctcattcgtcaactccttcaaccggagacttggggaactcctaccatatgctactgcaccttgatactcggaagtctcacgaccactcagtgacttggattttttcaagtctccaaccgagaagttttcctcactcgggaaatgaagggagcactaccttaacctacatgcttcactcacaaagcttcaacatacaagattcaacaaaaggaaaaatcgaagaggcaccactctttggatttcgaagaggcaccactttccacacgcaacatcagctcctcaggtaccatagataattttgccaaagatctctgacaaagtttagacatataaattttgaaggtccagctaccctactattacctacaagggtaaaggaacaacaccactgcttgataactagaaagtctcaatatgtgtcaacctccgtgctccgtggcaaggcatactgtaaaaaatgcccaacctttactcacattcgagaaaacactcccaacaaaattgcttgctcgaaaatcgaagaggcaccgccctccgaatctcaagagccagactcacaacaggattactttctaaaaaatcgaagagacactgctatccgaatctcaagagtcaagcTTCcaaggattgctttctcaaaaatcgaagaggcaccgctctccgaatctcgatagccatactcccaataggattacgtgctcaaaaatcgaagaggcaccgccctccaaatctcgaaagccagactcccaacatgattactttctaaaaaatcaaagagacactgctctccaaatctcaagagtcatactcccaacatgattgctttctaaaaaatcgaagaggcatcgctctccgaatctcgagagctagactcccaacaggattacctgctcaaaaattgaagaggcaccgccttctgaatctcgaaagccagacttccaacaagattactttctaaaaaatcgaagagaactgctatccgaatctcaagagttagactcccaacatgattgctttctcaaaaatcgaagaggcaccgttctctgaatctcgagagccagatcccttacagataccacataccatttttttcaaagtgctctgacactgatctctgaatctcgaaaaccgaagaggcatcgctctccgaacttcgagagccagatttccttggataaagcttgtatgCAATcgtcacacgcaacatcagctttccagataccacagaccactttttcaaagtgatctaacaaagttaaaacatgtgaagcttgcagctcccactacattactatgaccaagaagggtaaaggaataacactactacttgttgttagggagactcctatatatgtcgacctccatcctccatagtcaggcagacctgtaaataaaaaaaatgctcaatttttcttcacatccgagagggcactctcaacaaagtctttcgaaatactcagctttttttcctcccgataatacctctgcaaacaagccacaccagagtaagagtatctcatatcatcagggttaaaagcaggagtatcccatatcatgcttttttcctgtcttttcctttggccttgttctgacctgcaagacaaggagaaagagagtaatcagtcagcacttggaatcaagcttccagtcaggaactgactgcctggaaccccttgcctgattacttacctgacattgctctcgagtactcatcttcaacatcgtatgcttccagagaagataccatatctgcctaaggaacagatatggcaagtgagaaggatacaaggaagcatgtggacaAAAGCgtaacaacaaaagtatcttatatcatcagggtcgaacgtactctagatttgatggacttgttttgaccctcaaattcttgagtcggccttatactctggaggaaaccagaaaaccctccagcccagttcaagaataaatatgtggaaagttactttttcaaaagcaaaagtatctcatatcatctcttcttcatttgcttctccttatccttgttgctgtttacgacacaaggagaagaagaacaatcaaccggaagccgaagtcgaacctccgatccaggttgcttgcttggaagtctgattgcttaccttatctgttacctcattcaacaaatctcctagctcggcgacttaggggactcctactatagggtttgtatcgcacttgaccaagcccgaaactacaagtaagcttcaagtgaattgatacattaccttgtgcatcttcatcggttaaagataccacccttagATGAatgaaaagtacttccagagaagatgccacatctacatatgagacagataaggcaagtgaaaatgataccacacttcggtacttagaagtttcgtgattactcaatggcatggatcttgcaagtccccaaccgaggaacttccctcactcgggaacttaagggagcactgtttgtaccatacttgaccaatcccgaaactactgagcaccggtcaacgttataccgtcaaggacccataagagtttccctccaaccaagaggccaatcacagcgcgacacgtatcgacatcagaagccaatcatagcgcgacacgtgtcaacatcagaggccaatcacaacacgacacgtgtcaatgtcagaatgaaactagaaactctcttctataaatagagatcattctctcacaatatttcctaatgtcatttgcactaaatcattcactagtactcacaaaaggagagcctgaacctatgtacttgtgtaaacccttcacaattaatgaaaactcctATACTCCGTAGACGtggccaatctgggtgaaccacgtacatcttgtgtttgctttcctgtctctatcaatttacatacttatccacattagtgaccgaagcaatctagcgaaggtcacaaacttaacactttctgttgtatcaaagtcctcactgattttgtgcatcaacacttcTCATTGACAAATGAATAAAATTATTACTATATGgtatttctaaatgactagctCTCTATTGctatagacaaaaaaaaaaattatcctagcAATACATTGGAAACTAATACTTTGGAGGGACTCATGCTCTGTTTAACCCTTTATGAATGCAGACGTCTTAAAAGTACATATGTATTCGATTAGGATTCAATTTTATAGCATATTTTCTTATAAGAAATGAATGTAAGAAATGTGCATCATTTTCATTCATGTATTTATTAACgactaaaaaatgaaaaaaaaaatgtatatggGTATCCCATGCCTTCTCATAACCTCGAAGTGAAGTAATAGAATCATCCAAGACTGGAGTTGATATCCTATACCCACTCATTCACATCCCATTCCTTCCACTATAAGTAAGCATGCCGTGGATGGTTTTGGTGAATTTAGAGGAACTTTAGAGCgtatttaagttttaacaaatTCAGCATCTCTACGAGAAAATTCTCTCAAACATAAAATCTCTATAAATCAATAAAACTTTATCAAATATAAGGATTATAGACTCtaaattgaatacacccttttaaatgcctaattttgataattaaaaCACGGTACAAATAATATGAATCGAGTATCTcgtaattaaaactaaacaagtCAGTGGAGAAAGTTGATGAACTGAGGTACTGTGAGACACAAGATGAAATTCATTGCGTACACGAAATTCATCGAAATTAGGGGGGAAAGTGTAGAAGGAACAGAAAACCAAATCAAATATGGATCATATGCAGAGGGAAAAAGATGCGCAATTTGCTAATCATTGAATTATATAATTGATGGATTCAACAATATGCCAAAAGTTTCTTCCCTACTTAACCATTTCCATCAACAAAGTGTCAAAAACATTCTTAGAATAAGATGAGATGAAATGGTCTCGTAGACCTCGCATTCATCCCAATGTTTATATCCGCAAATGATGACAGTGGGGAAGAAATATACGGAAGTCAGTAAAGGCACCGAAGCCAACGGATTAGAGCATACCAAGGACGGTCTCTGAACAAATCACAATATACACTTGGACAAGAAGAGAGCTTGCAAGTGATTATATCAAGACATCTTCAGCTACTGCAAGCGGTACACACCACCTCAGACAGGATTTTCCTGTACTGGCCTTATGTGATCCATATCAGTGTGTCCGACCAGGCCCGCCCTGCTGTGATCTTCTTTATGATCAAACTGATTATGGTTCGGGGTTCCAGGTTCATAATCATGCCGCTGCTTCTTCTCTACATCATCAAGTGGAGCGGTTACTGCTTTTCTCTTGCGGTCACTTAAAATGGAAGATCCTTGGCCACCATCAGCGAGTGCAGATACCTCACCTTCTACACTATTTAGATCAGTTCCATCATCCCAGACACCCTCTTGATGTTTTCCTGGATGCAGGTCCACATTTTCTGGTGTGGTTGAGGACTTAGGTAAGCTTTGACTCCCGTCTCCCTTGATTTTCTCACTCCCAGAACCCAGTTCAATACCATCTTCCAGTTCCCTCTCAATCAGATCATCCTCATCCATCAAGTCCTTTTTTCGACCCATATCCCCTTGGCTCTTCCGTCGTTTTTCCAATGCTGCCTTCACCTTGTTTTTGTCAATCTTCTTTATAACATTCTGAGGTGACTGGCCAAGTGAACCTTGCCCATTTTCCAGGCTCTGACCTAATTGTTTGTCCTTCAACTTCTGGGTTTCTATTGTATCAAGTTTCCCATTATCTTCTTGACCTTCTTCATCACGTCCCTCTGACTGAAATTCTGATACGTTTTGAGAATCTCCAATCTTCTCCTGGTTGGATGACAATGGTGCAGCGTGTTGATTATCTTTGGATTCTACATCAACATTCTGGTCCAGATCATATTTTATTTCAGTACTTCTGTAGTCATTATTTCGACATTTTGTAGTTCTAGGAGATCCGTCATCATTTCCAACAACTGACTGCTCAGGTTCTGGCGTAGATGATGCAGGCTTCAAGGTTTCAGGCCTTGTAGCTCCAGCGTGTAGATGACTGTTGCTTGTAGCATGTTCTTCATTGCTAGCTGTACCTTTGGCTGGAGTCCGATGAGGGCCACCACTACCTGCACCATCTGCCACTTGATTGGAAGCTGGAACTCGATTTTGTTCATACAGTTCCAACATTTGATTGCTAACTTCTGCACAAATAAATGTGTACAATTAGAGCTGACACCCATACGATCACATGATCATCTAacaattttcttaatttatttaaaactcttttagTTCATCCTCAAACCTACAATCTATATCGAGTAACACAAATAATTAGAGGGATGCAAGTAAAGGAGTAATCTGGAGTGATGAAGATATTGTGAGAAGGTAAGGACACTGTTGATTGCTCTGTAGCATCACCTACTGAATTAAAAATGAGGACACCCACCCTCCAATTGGCGTGGGGTGACGTCAAACTCTTGCCACCAGATTGTCTCGCCATCTGACGGGAGCTTTACTCTTAAGAACTTGGCAGCAAGAAAAATGGCACCAGCTGCAATGTGCTGGGGTTTAAATTGCAAACATAGAGATGTCCGAAGTCTGCATGGCACATTCCAATTTCAGGAACGGAATGAACAAGGGCCAAAAATAGCATATATGATCTATGATAAGCATACCCATCGTTAACAAAATTCCATGCAACTTGAGCAAGGGCATTTTGAGCTACTTTGAATCTCTTTATCGCCTCAACAAGGGGTTTATATGGAtggagtacattaagatcaaaaCCAAGAGTCCCAAGAACAACCCTCTCACCAATTAAAATTAATTCTTTCTGCTGTTCATATACCTCCTGCAGGATTTCAACTTGGATTATGCCACGAGTCAAGCAGAATTAGATAGAGAATACACATTCTAGGATCATGCAATAGTATCATTTTCAGACAAaaagaaataccaaaataaatggaagaAAATAACAGTTAATCAAAGTTCACTCTAGAAGATTTAGCAgctcattattttttaaataagaaACAAACTTTTGTTTATAAGAAAACAGTACATCTTGTTTTGTAAAATTGCAACACAAGTATGCAAATGTCTAGTCCACCACTCGGGTGTGTTTAGTTGACATGTCATtccataacaaaaaaataaggcAAAACAGCTGATAACTTTGTATAGTAGACCAGAAAAAACAATGTTACGCACACCATGACTACCTTCAAAATAATAAAGATCTGAATGAGTTAATACCAGATAAATAGCATCAATAAGAAAATCTTAATATATGAGGTAGACACTCTAGTAAAACACCTTTTGCTTGATCCTCTGTACTGCTTTAGGATCCTTCTTGTGCATAATTTCATAAGACACAAGGATAACATCCTTTAATGGCCGAGGAGTTTCTTCAACCTTCCCAGCAAGAAACATACACACTGTCGCGATTGTCTGCGGCACATTTGAATTGAGTTTAGTGAACAAAATTTAATCATTTGTCCATGACTCTTCTTTCTATACCAAGattaataaaaccctaaattctACCTGCTTCCTACGACACATGTACGCCACAGGTGCACATATACAAAGGTTGAAATTGAACTTTGCGATGATATAAGTAAGTCTGGTTATTTCCTTTATATAGCGACAATGTAAAGTTTGAGAAAGAGTTCTCTGATACATTGACTCCTGCAGATTTCACATTTATGAACCTTAATACTTTATCCCCCACCCCAAATCCCACCTAAGTAAAACAACAAGATATATCCTTTAAAAAGGGTGGACAAGGTCATTTTCCCTGACCCAGATACTGGGGATTACGGCACACTTGAGGCTAAATAATGGGGATTTCAAGAACATCATGGCATATTTGTGAGCCATTGCGTATACTCCAACAAATAAGAGAATCCCCTGACTGTATGATAAGATTTATGTGCTAAACGGCTTAATACCATTGCTCCATTAATAAAAGTCATCAGAAATCCACAGGTGCAATAGAAAGCATGGCTCGGTTATACAAATTGCAAGGTACATGGATTTATGACATCAATTTATTCTCCCATTGCCTTGCTTGCTATTAGCAACACAAGTACAATAAAAGTTAGACGAATCTTCAAGTTTGTAGTAACTAATGGGTGAGCGTTCACCCCAGGTAAAAAGTCTAAAGCTAACTCAGACATAGAATAATAGACAATGCAAACTATAGGGGGTGGGGAATTCAGGTTTCAAGTACTCACCCTTCTATCATTCTTTGCGTGTGATTGACGAAGAAAGAATCGATGACAGAAAATTATGGATGTTGCAATCGTCAACTGGGGTCTGCATAACAAAGTATTCAGGATCTTCATCATGCTGAACCAATGAGTCAAAACAAGATAAaagatatatataaacatactaTATGGTAGAATATTGGCAATGATCATTCCAGTGGTTAACATGAGGATTTCAAACCTACAGGGCTATTGAGTAAGATTCAACTCAAAGTTAATTCTGTTTTCAAAATTACCATTTAGAAGGGACTACGAGCATGCTGGCTACCTTCAGTGCTGATGACTAGTTAATTCAAAACATATATGAATATGTCTATGTCTAAACTTACATGCATAATAACCTCTTTTGACTTTTTAAAAGAACAACACGTCTCTTTTGTCAGGTAACTGTATGAATTGGATATGTGTTCAATTAGACTTTTTCCCCTCATAAGACTTAAATAATCCTAATTCAATTCATACACAAATCAGGATTAAAGAAAGCATTCAAACATAGTACGTTCCTAAGGTAAGAATGCTCTCATATCACCCAAAAATGCATCCTCAATCTGAACTGCATTTCAAATGGGTTATGCTTTTGCAATTTGCATTTGAAACTATCCCATCATCCACTCGTTAAGTTCCAAGAAAACATgattctgcttcttcttctacttttaATTCGTTAGGTGCTTTACAAAGCACTAGGGAATTCTTTCCTAAAGCAACTAAtgctttgaaatttttattagaCACATGCACCATCATGTTATATCACTATTATCAATTAAACCCATTGATGCAGTATATATACTGCACTATCACTTCTAGAATAACATTTAAACAAGACACTTATCTACATATACATAACCATTAACAAATACTTGATCAATCCGTTTGTCACAAGAGTCTCCTTTATAcagctactttttttttttgttcgataGAAGGTTTAGTAGCTATTGCGTAGGGAATGTTGGAGTTTATTGAGTAAGGCTTTGCATTTCTTAGAGGGTTTAAGTGATTTAGATCTCTAAATCCCCTAAGACTAAACCCTAAACTCTAAGCCCTAAACAATATccaataatgaaataaaaagaaaatcaattgaGTTACATAGATTTATTCTTAGTTTAAGATTAAAAACATACTACTAAAGACGGAATCACAACTGACAGAAATTTGATTGGTTGAGACAAAggaaaagtgaaaacaaaataagagaTAATGCTCAAAAACTCACACTTTAAGTCTAATACCCAAATCTTGTAGAAAAGAACAGTATGACTTGCGTAAATATGTCTCTTTCTTCAAGTCAATGCCGTCTCGTCTAGATGgagaattttcttcaatttcctTTCTGTAGAAGTACCAACAGGATCCTTCCTCTATCCTGTCCTGAATGTCTTTAAGATGAGTGGCTTCAGCAGGGGAAAAACTAGCCATATGTATCCCAGCTcaccaaattaaaattaaaatgataTAAACAACTTCTGTTGTTGAAAACTGTAAAGACTATATCACCAAAGTCCACCAGATTCCTGTTCATGGCTTACCAAAATGGGTCAGAAATACTATATGAAAtaagataaaacaaaataaataaaagtagtTGTAATCACAAAGTTTAAAGtgaaaaataaactaaaatagGCTGTATTTTCCCCCTGCATATTCTACTTTGTTCACCGCATCTCCTACAAAAACAAGCATTCTAGCTCTTTCCCCACAGTTTAAAGTTTTGCTTCCATTTCAGTGGAATTTGCATATCTTTCTATTTCTCTTTTACTCTCGCATAATGATGCATATTGGTCAAATTTGGTGTTTTCCTTTACCTTTATTCATATATGGATGATTCCGGTCAAAACCAAAATG
This genomic interval from Malus domestica chromosome 05, GDT2T_hap1 contains the following:
- the LOC103435415 gene encoding cyclin-T1-3-like, whose translation is MASFSPAEATHLKDIQDRIEEGSCWYFYRKEIEENSPSRRDGIDLKKETYLRKSYCSFLQDLGIRLKVPQLTIATSIIFCHRFFLRQSHAKNDRRTIATVCMFLAGKVEETPRPLKDVILVSYEIMHKKDPKAVQRIKQKEVYEQQKELILIGERVVLGTLGFDLNVLHPYKPLVEAIKRFKVAQNALAQVAWNFVNDGLRTSLCLQFKPQHIAAGAIFLAAKFLRVKLPSDGETIWWQEFDVTPRQLEEVSNQMLELYEQNRVPASNQVADGAGSGGPHRTPAKGTASNEEHATSNSHLHAGATRPETLKPASSTPEPEQSVVGNDDGSPRTTKCRNNDYRSTEIKYDLDQNVDVESKDNQHAAPLSSNQEKIGDSQNVSEFQSEGRDEEGQEDNGKLDTIETQKLKDKQLGQSLENGQGSLGQSPQNVIKKIDKNKVKAALEKRRKSQGDMGRKKDLMDEDDLIERELEDGIELGSGSEKIKGDGSQSLPKSSTTPENVDLHPGKHQEGVWDDGTDLNSVEGEVSALADGGQGSSILSDRKRKAVTAPLDDVEKKQRHDYEPGTPNHNQFDHKEDHSRAGLVGHTDMDHIRPVQENPV